The following proteins come from a genomic window of Achromobacter deleyi:
- the sdhC gene encoding succinate dehydrogenase, cytochrome b556 subunit, which yields MSDTAAKPRPQFRNIGLAQVAFSYRLPLAGKLSILHRISGILLFLCLPLVIVPLFAASVAAPQSFAWIASIAANPIVKLVFLVLIWGYLHHFCAGIRYLLLDLHLGIDKLSAKKSAGVVFGVSLALTLVFGLKLFGVL from the coding sequence ATGTCCGACACCGCTGCCAAGCCACGTCCGCAGTTTCGCAATATTGGGCTTGCCCAAGTTGCGTTCTCCTATCGCCTGCCCCTGGCCGGCAAGCTGTCCATCCTGCACCGCATCAGCGGCATACTGCTGTTCCTCTGTTTGCCCTTGGTCATCGTTCCGCTGTTCGCAGCGAGCGTGGCCGCGCCGCAGTCGTTCGCATGGATCGCCTCCATCGCGGCCAACCCGATCGTCAAGCTGGTCTTCCTGGTCCTGATCTGGGGCTACCTGCACCACTTCTGTGCCGGCATCCGCTACCTGCTGCTGGACCTGCACCTGGGTATCGACAAGCTGTCGGCCAAGAAAAGCGCCGGCGTGGTCTTCGGTGTCAGCCTGGCGCTGACGCTGGTGTTCGGTCTCAAACTGTTCGGAGTGCTGTAA
- the sdhD gene encoding succinate dehydrogenase, hydrophobic membrane anchor protein: MAAAKNYGPKRLVVGAHYGVMDFIIQRITAVIMAVYTLVLLIGILTMPAFTYEHWVKLFNFYVGFIPVGQILASLAFFALAWHAWIGVRDIWMDYVKPVGLRLLLQVLTILWLIGTVVYFAQILWSI, translated from the coding sequence ATGGCCGCCGCTAAAAACTACGGACCCAAGCGCCTGGTCGTCGGCGCCCATTATGGCGTCATGGACTTCATCATCCAGCGCATCACCGCCGTCATCATGGCCGTGTACACGCTGGTGCTGCTCATCGGCATCCTGACGATGCCCGCCTTCACGTACGAACACTGGGTCAAGCTGTTCAATTTCTACGTGGGCTTCATTCCGGTTGGCCAGATCCTGGCCTCCCTTGCCTTCTTTGCGTTGGCCTGGCATGCCTGGATTGGCGTGCGCGACATCTGGATGGACTACGTCAAGCCGGTGGGCCTGCGCCTGCTGCTGCAAGTGCTGACGATCCTCTGGTTGATCGGTACGGTCGTTTACTTCGCGCAAATCCTCTGGAGCATCTAA
- the sdhA gene encoding succinate dehydrogenase flavoprotein subunit — MVSVLKSLPRRQFDVVVVGAGGAGMRCSLQLSQAGLSVAVLSKVFPTRSHTVAAQGGVSASLGNMSEDNWYWHMYDTVKGSDWLGDQDAIEFMCREAPNAVYELEHFGMPFDRNPDGTIYQRPFGGHTANFGEKPVQRACAAADRTGHALLHTLYQRNVAARTQFFVEWMALDLLRNEAGDVLGVTALEMETGEIYILEAKTTVLATGGAGRIWAASTNAFINTGDGLGMAARAGIPLQDMEFWQFHPTGVAGAGVLITEGVRGEGGILLNKDGERFMERYAPTLKDLAPRDFVSRSMDQEIKEGRGCGPDGSYVVLKLDHLGADVINKRLPSIREIAIKFGNVDPIKEPIPVVPTIHYQMGGIPANYHGQVLTRENGENKIVNGLYAIGECAAVSVHGANRLGTNSLLDLIVFGRATGNHIVNSHPERQHAHQPVPQQAVEFSLDRVNKLESRTSGEKTQDIGNAIRFSMQRHCGVFRTLELLNEGVTQIEDLAKQADNIYFKDKSKVFNTARVEALELANMTEVARATIKSAANRTESRGAHALDDHPTRDDENWLKHTLWYSEGSRLDYKPVQMKPLTVESFPPKARTF, encoded by the coding sequence GTGGTCTCTGTCCTGAAATCCTTGCCGCGCCGCCAGTTTGATGTGGTGGTCGTTGGCGCCGGCGGAGCCGGCATGCGTTGTTCGCTGCAACTGTCCCAAGCGGGCCTGTCCGTTGCAGTGCTGTCCAAAGTGTTCCCCACGCGTTCGCACACCGTGGCCGCACAAGGCGGCGTGAGCGCCTCGCTGGGCAACATGAGCGAAGACAACTGGTACTGGCACATGTACGACACCGTCAAGGGGTCGGACTGGCTGGGCGACCAGGACGCCATCGAATTCATGTGCCGCGAAGCCCCGAACGCCGTGTACGAGCTCGAGCACTTCGGCATGCCGTTCGACCGCAACCCCGACGGCACCATCTACCAGCGTCCGTTCGGCGGCCACACCGCCAACTTCGGTGAAAAGCCGGTCCAGCGCGCCTGTGCCGCTGCCGACCGTACCGGTCACGCGCTGCTGCACACCCTGTACCAGCGCAACGTTGCCGCCCGCACCCAGTTCTTCGTCGAATGGATGGCGCTGGACCTGCTGCGCAACGAAGCCGGCGACGTCCTGGGCGTGACCGCCCTCGAAATGGAAACGGGCGAAATCTACATCCTGGAAGCCAAGACCACGGTGCTGGCCACCGGCGGCGCCGGCCGTATCTGGGCCGCGTCCACCAACGCCTTCATCAACACCGGTGACGGCCTGGGCATGGCCGCCCGCGCGGGCATCCCGCTGCAGGACATGGAATTCTGGCAATTCCACCCGACCGGCGTGGCCGGCGCCGGCGTGCTGATCACCGAAGGCGTGCGCGGCGAAGGCGGCATCCTGCTGAACAAGGACGGCGAGCGTTTCATGGAACGCTACGCGCCCACGCTGAAGGATCTGGCCCCGCGTGACTTCGTGTCGCGCTCGATGGACCAGGAAATCAAGGAAGGCCGCGGTTGCGGTCCGGACGGCAGCTACGTGGTGCTCAAGCTCGATCACCTCGGCGCCGACGTCATCAACAAGCGTCTGCCCTCGATCCGCGAAATCGCCATCAAGTTCGGCAACGTCGACCCGATCAAGGAACCGATCCCCGTCGTCCCGACCATCCACTACCAGATGGGCGGCATCCCGGCCAACTACCACGGCCAGGTGCTGACGCGCGAAAACGGCGAGAACAAGATCGTCAACGGCCTGTACGCCATCGGCGAATGCGCCGCGGTGTCGGTGCACGGCGCCAACCGCCTGGGCACCAACTCGCTGCTGGACCTGATCGTGTTCGGTCGCGCCACCGGCAACCACATCGTCAATTCGCATCCGGAACGCCAGCACGCGCACCAGCCCGTGCCGCAGCAAGCCGTCGAATTCTCGCTGGACCGCGTCAACAAGCTGGAATCGCGCACTTCGGGCGAGAAGACCCAGGACATCGGCAACGCCATCCGCTTCTCGATGCAGCGCCACTGCGGCGTGTTCCGCACGCTGGAACTGCTGAACGAAGGCGTGACCCAGATCGAAGACCTGGCCAAGCAAGCCGACAACATCTACTTCAAGGACAAGTCCAAGGTGTTCAACACCGCGCGCGTCGAGGCGCTGGAACTGGCCAACATGACCGAAGTGGCCCGCGCCACCATCAAGTCGGCCGCCAACCGCACCGAAAGCCGTGGCGCCCATGCGCTGGACGACCACCCGACCCGCGACGACGAGAACTGGCTCAAGCACACGCTGTGGTACTCCGAAGGCAGCCGCCTGGATTACAAGCCTGTGCAGATGAAGCCGCTGACGGTCGAGTCCTTCCCGCCCAAGGCGCGTACCTTCTAA
- a CDS encoding GntR family transcriptional regulator — MADPRPETPLRTRAARPTGEGAAFSPLYRQIKDLLVQSLDRGEWKPGELIPSEIDLAARFQVSQGTVRKAVDELAAEHLLLRRQGKGTFVATHHEARVRYRFLRLAPDEEGEAVRAESRILECRRLRAPAEIARALDLRAGETVISIRRLLCMGQVPTVLDDIWLPGSIFRGLTQELLTANKAPLYGLFESEFGVSMVRADEKLRAVAAPAEVCTWLNVAAGAPLLQVDRVSYTYGDRPMEIRRGLYLTDRYHYRNSLN; from the coding sequence ATGGCAGACCCCCGGCCCGAAACTCCCCTACGCACACGCGCCGCCCGTCCGACGGGCGAGGGGGCCGCTTTCAGTCCGCTGTACCGCCAGATCAAGGACCTGCTCGTGCAGAGCCTGGACCGCGGCGAATGGAAGCCCGGCGAACTCATCCCCAGCGAAATCGATCTGGCCGCCCGTTTCCAGGTGAGCCAGGGCACGGTGCGCAAGGCGGTCGATGAGCTGGCCGCCGAACACTTGCTGCTGCGTCGCCAGGGCAAGGGCACCTTCGTCGCCACCCACCATGAAGCCCGCGTGCGCTACCGTTTCCTGCGCCTGGCCCCCGATGAAGAGGGCGAGGCCGTGCGGGCGGAAAGCCGCATCCTCGAGTGCCGTCGCCTGCGCGCCCCGGCCGAGATCGCGCGCGCGCTCGATCTGCGCGCCGGCGAAACCGTGATCTCGATCCGCCGGCTGCTGTGCATGGGGCAGGTGCCCACCGTGCTGGACGACATCTGGCTGCCCGGATCGATCTTCCGCGGCCTCACCCAGGAGCTGCTGACCGCCAACAAGGCGCCGCTCTATGGCCTGTTTGAATCCGAGTTCGGCGTGAGCATGGTGCGCGCGGACGAAAAGCTGCGCGCCGTGGCGGCGCCGGCCGAAGTCTGTACGTGGCTTAATGTTGCCGCCGGCGCGCCGTTGTTGCAGGTGGATCGTGTGTCGTACACGTATGGTGACCGCCCCATGGAAATTCGCCGGGGCTTGTACTTGACCGATCGCTACCACTACCGCAATAGTCTGAATTGA